The proteins below are encoded in one region of Paraburkholderia aromaticivorans:
- a CDS encoding SDR family NAD(P)-dependent oxidoreductase, with protein MGRLEGKVALISGTGGGQGRAAALRFAREGAKVFGCDLNAGAQQETIALLRGQGLDMAGTGSVDLGDPQAAQAWIEDAVATYGRIDILYNNASAARFGPISEMSVDDWRYTLRNELDIVFYPTRFAWRHLAVQGGVIVNISSVAAWGASAATGIGAHSAAKAGVIALTRQLAVEGVKQRIRAVSISPGVVVTPGTQPFLDNPATRSMLLAGIPMERAGEAEEIVATALFVASDEASYITGTDIVVDGGMLAL; from the coding sequence ATGGGACGGCTAGAAGGAAAGGTGGCGCTGATCAGCGGGACCGGCGGCGGTCAGGGCAGAGCGGCCGCGCTGCGCTTTGCGCGCGAAGGCGCCAAGGTGTTCGGTTGCGATCTGAACGCAGGGGCGCAGCAGGAAACGATCGCCTTGCTGCGCGGCCAAGGCCTCGATATGGCAGGCACGGGCAGCGTCGATCTGGGCGATCCGCAGGCAGCGCAGGCATGGATTGAAGACGCGGTCGCCACTTATGGCCGCATCGACATTCTGTACAACAACGCATCGGCGGCGCGCTTCGGTCCGATCAGTGAGATGTCGGTGGACGACTGGCGCTACACGCTGCGCAATGAACTGGACATCGTGTTCTATCCGACGCGCTTTGCCTGGCGTCATCTCGCGGTGCAGGGCGGCGTGATCGTCAATATCTCGTCGGTGGCGGCTTGGGGTGCGTCGGCCGCGACCGGCATTGGTGCGCATTCGGCGGCGAAGGCCGGCGTGATCGCTCTGACGCGGCAACTCGCGGTGGAAGGCGTCAAGCAGCGGATTCGCGCCGTGAGCATCAGCCCGGGCGTAGTCGTGACGCCTGGCACCCAACCGTTCCTCGATAACCCGGCCACGCGTTCCATGCTGCTCGCCGGCATTCCGATGGAACGCGCGGGAGAAGCGGAGGAAATCGTCGCCACGGCGCTGTTCGTCGCATCGGACGAGGCCTCGTACATCACCGGCACCGACATCGTCGTGGACGGCGGCATGCTCGCGCTGTAA
- a CDS encoding ferredoxin codes for MNSELNASVVLRVSADRSRCCGYGLCAQLCPQVYKLDENGLVYLDAETIPAELEADAREGAAACPAEALSVEAVAA; via the coding sequence ATGAATTCGGAACTCAATGCATCAGTGGTGCTGCGCGTGAGCGCGGATCGGAGCCGCTGCTGCGGTTATGGACTGTGCGCGCAGCTGTGCCCGCAGGTCTACAAACTCGACGAGAACGGTCTCGTTTATCTGGACGCGGAAACGATTCCCGCCGAACTCGAGGCAGACGCGCGCGAAGGTGCAGCCGCCTGTCCCGCTGAAGCGTTGAGCGTCGAAGCAGTTGCGGCCTGA
- a CDS encoding IclR family transcriptional regulator, which produces MTTKKNIAASESIGTRASVARRSADQALKSRGATSAVTVKPVANAIRILRYLTHTGAPERAADIARHLSINPSTCFNILRTLVAEDVVDFNGLSKTYSAGLGLARLVEQLVTQGQRLQLAAPLMQDLAAEFGVTVTLWRRLGADRIVLVSSEASPTDLHIDMPAGQRLPILMGASGRLFAARLGLTDEQLREEFEQLRWARPISLDAYVREVNRARRRGWASDDGYFATGVMAIAAAVCDKSDNIAFTVSTVMIRGDRAEAQVDALGEAVRDLAHRLESVLF; this is translated from the coding sequence ATGACGACGAAGAAGAACATTGCTGCAAGCGAGTCGATAGGAACCCGAGCGAGCGTGGCGCGCCGCTCTGCTGATCAAGCGCTGAAGAGCCGTGGCGCAACCAGCGCGGTGACGGTGAAGCCTGTTGCGAATGCCATCCGTATCCTGCGTTATCTCACGCACACAGGTGCGCCGGAGCGAGCCGCTGACATTGCGCGGCACCTGTCGATCAATCCGAGCACCTGCTTCAACATTCTGCGCACACTCGTTGCTGAGGACGTGGTCGATTTCAATGGCCTGTCGAAGACGTATTCGGCCGGCCTCGGCTTGGCGCGGCTGGTGGAGCAACTGGTCACGCAGGGGCAGCGGCTGCAACTAGCTGCGCCGCTGATGCAGGATCTTGCCGCGGAGTTCGGCGTCACCGTGACCTTGTGGCGCCGGCTCGGCGCGGACCGGATCGTGCTGGTGAGTTCGGAGGCGAGTCCGACGGATTTGCACATCGATATGCCGGCTGGGCAGCGGCTGCCGATTTTGATGGGCGCCAGTGGACGCCTGTTCGCCGCGCGCCTCGGCCTCACCGACGAACAGTTGCGCGAAGAATTCGAACAGCTGCGTTGGGCGCGGCCCATTTCGCTCGACGCCTACGTGCGCGAAGTGAATCGAGCGCGGCGGCGTGGCTGGGCTAGTGATGACGGATACTTTGCCACGGGCGTAATGGCGATTGCGGCGGCTGTCTGCGACAAGAGCGATAACATCGCGTTTACGGTCTCTACGGTCATGATTCGAGGCGACCGCGCGGAGGCGCAAGTCGATGCGCTCGGCGAGGCCGTGCGCGACCTGGCTCACCGGCTGGAGTCAGTGCTCTTCTGA
- a CDS encoding amidohydrolase family protein, translated as MKLEDLILVSVDDHAIEPPNAFARHMPAKYKGREPKVVQRSGRDVWEFEEKATGYMGLNSVVGRPKEEYGMEPLGYEHMRRGTWDIKARVDDMNANGVLGSLCFPTFPGFAGQRFQSYEDRGVSLAAIQAYNDWHLHDWCNAAPGRFMPLMITPWWDPQAAAAEIERMAKQGVHALSLSDNPSLHGYPSIHNDHWDPVYKACADNNVVICCHIGTGAKADHASDESPIDAWITSMPISIANSAADWIWGPMWKKYPTLRMALSEGGIGWIPYLLERADFTHRHHHAWTMSNFGGKMPSDIFNEHIITCFIEDQFGLKNLDSINLDKVTWECDYPHSDCTWPNSADVFWEQAQAQNVSDEVINKITHLNAMREFSYDPFPILGRENCTVGALRAKAKHVSIEPALGMGGAAPVRDPNKPVTSGDINRMFAAADAQAAL; from the coding sequence ATGAAACTGGAAGACCTCATTCTCGTCAGCGTAGACGATCACGCGATCGAGCCGCCCAACGCTTTCGCACGTCACATGCCCGCCAAATACAAGGGCCGCGAACCGAAAGTCGTGCAACGCAGCGGCCGCGATGTTTGGGAATTCGAAGAAAAAGCCACCGGCTACATGGGCTTGAATTCGGTGGTGGGCCGACCGAAAGAAGAGTACGGCATGGAACCGCTCGGCTACGAGCATATGCGCCGGGGCACCTGGGACATTAAAGCGCGCGTGGACGACATGAACGCCAACGGTGTGCTCGGTTCGCTCTGCTTCCCGACTTTCCCCGGTTTCGCCGGGCAGCGCTTCCAGAGCTACGAGGATCGCGGCGTGTCGCTTGCAGCGATCCAGGCTTATAACGACTGGCATCTGCACGATTGGTGCAACGCGGCACCGGGCCGCTTCATGCCGTTGATGATCACGCCGTGGTGGGACCCGCAAGCGGCCGCGGCCGAGATCGAGCGGATGGCCAAACAAGGTGTGCACGCCCTGTCGCTCTCGGACAACCCTTCGCTGCACGGCTACCCGTCGATCCATAACGATCACTGGGATCCGGTCTACAAAGCCTGCGCGGACAACAACGTCGTGATCTGCTGCCATATCGGCACCGGCGCGAAAGCCGACCACGCTTCCGACGAATCGCCGATCGACGCGTGGATCACCTCCATGCCGATCTCGATCGCCAATTCAGCCGCAGACTGGATCTGGGGGCCGATGTGGAAGAAATACCCGACGCTGCGCATGGCACTCTCGGAAGGCGGCATCGGCTGGATTCCGTATCTCCTCGAACGCGCGGACTTCACGCACCGTCACCATCACGCGTGGACCATGTCGAACTTCGGCGGCAAGATGCCGAGCGATATCTTCAACGAGCACATCATCACCTGCTTCATCGAAGATCAGTTCGGCTTGAAGAATCTCGATTCGATCAATCTCGACAAGGTCACCTGGGAATGCGACTACCCGCACTCCGACTGCACGTGGCCGAATTCCGCCGACGTGTTCTGGGAACAGGCACAAGCGCAAAACGTGTCCGATGAAGTGATCAACAAGATCACTCACCTGAATGCGATGCGCGAGTTTTCCTACGACCCGTTCCCGATCCTCGGCCGCGAGAACTGCACGGTCGGTGCGCTGCGCGCCAAAGCGAAGCACGTGAGCATCGAACCCGCGCTCGGCATGGGCGGCGCGGCGCCGGTGCGCGATCCGAACAAACCGGTGACGTCCGGCGACATCAACCGGATGTTCGCCGCAGCCGACGCACAGGCCGCGTTGTAA
- a CDS encoding acyl-CoA dehydrogenase family protein, which produces MSATAFRYHRIPIDAEPLREQVRAFLAETLKTRSPLKRAESWMGADPAFSRELGRRGWLGMALPKRYGGSEAGPFARYVVIEELLAAGAPVSAHWIADRQSGPLLLRYGTEAQRERYLPAICRGESYFCIGMSEPNSGSDLASIRTRAERKGDGWVLNGHKLWTTNAHYSHYMIALVRTGDKSSARHEGMSQFIIDLKAPGVTIRPIRDLAGGEHFNEVFFDDVQLGADALVGTEGQGWNQVTAELAFERSGPERFLSSIALLHTLIDAIGRRPDALQAREIGRLTARLFTLRQMSLSVTAELAAGQNPAWAASCVKDLGTTFEQEIPEVAQLLLDTLPSTGGGSDHAQVLAYLMQMAPSFSLRGGTREILRGIIARGLGLR; this is translated from the coding sequence ATGTCCGCTACCGCATTTCGCTATCACCGCATTCCCATCGACGCCGAGCCGCTGCGCGAGCAGGTGCGCGCGTTCCTCGCCGAGACTTTGAAAACGCGCTCGCCGCTCAAGCGTGCCGAATCGTGGATGGGCGCCGATCCCGCTTTCAGCCGCGAACTCGGCCGGCGCGGCTGGCTCGGCATGGCGCTGCCCAAACGCTATGGCGGCAGCGAGGCCGGCCCGTTTGCGCGCTATGTCGTGATCGAAGAACTGCTCGCGGCGGGCGCGCCCGTCTCCGCGCACTGGATCGCCGATCGCCAGAGCGGTCCGCTGCTTCTGCGCTACGGCACCGAAGCGCAGCGCGAGCGCTATCTGCCGGCGATCTGCCGCGGCGAAAGCTATTTCTGCATCGGCATGAGCGAACCCAATTCCGGTTCGGACCTCGCGTCGATCCGCACGCGCGCCGAGCGCAAAGGTGACGGCTGGGTGCTCAATGGCCACAAACTGTGGACCACCAACGCGCATTACTCGCACTACATGATCGCGCTCGTGCGCACCGGCGACAAATCCAGCGCGCGGCATGAGGGCATGTCGCAATTCATCATCGACCTGAAAGCGCCGGGCGTCACGATCCGCCCGATTCGTGATCTGGCCGGCGGCGAGCATTTCAACGAAGTGTTCTTCGATGACGTGCAACTGGGCGCCGACGCGCTGGTCGGCACCGAAGGCCAGGGTTGGAACCAGGTCACCGCCGAACTCGCCTTCGAACGCAGCGGCCCCGAGCGCTTTCTCAGCAGCATCGCGTTGCTGCATACGCTGATCGATGCGATCGGCCGTCGGCCCGACGCCCTGCAGGCACGCGAAATTGGCCGTCTGACAGCGCGGCTCTTCACGTTGCGGCAGATGTCGCTCTCGGTCACGGCGGAACTGGCGGCCGGACAAAACCCCGCGTGGGCTGCATCGTGCGTCAAGGATCTCGGCACGACTTTCGAGCAGGAGATTCCCGAAGTCGCGCAACTGCTGCTCGATACGTTGCCCAGCACCGGCGGCGGCAGCGACCACGCGCAAGTACTCGCCTACCTGATGCAGATGGCGCCCTCCTTTTCCCTGCGCGGCGGCACGCGCGAAATACTGCGCGGCATCATCGCCCGCGGACTTGGACTGCGGTAA
- a CDS encoding acyl-CoA dehydrogenase, whose translation MREIFESTIERLLGDIVTPDVLRDSEAGAWPASLWRAIEESGFAVAAASEAQGGAGASWADLFVVARAAGRHNLPLPLAETLLANALLGECGLEAINAPLGIAGGGSVTLQQGRVSGTLQDVPWGRHVGHVVAITAGKEPTLVLLDTADAQATLRLNTAGEPRDDLRFERAACVSCVPLPADLQADALQLGAAMLRSAQIAGALQAVLDLTILYATERVQFGKPIGAFQALQQQIAVLSEHAAASAVAAECAFSASLDGAGGFAALPIAAAKVCSAEAASFAAAVAHTVHGAIGFTHEHALHHSTRRLWSWRSEFGNATVWAQRLGAAVCAAGSAGLWPALTSGRLASLDRPVTATPLQGVAA comes from the coding sequence ATGAGAGAAATTTTCGAATCCACCATCGAGCGACTGCTCGGTGACATCGTCACGCCCGACGTGCTGCGCGATAGTGAAGCAGGCGCCTGGCCGGCGTCGTTATGGCGTGCCATCGAAGAATCCGGTTTTGCCGTCGCGGCCGCTTCTGAGGCACAAGGCGGGGCCGGCGCGAGCTGGGCCGATCTATTCGTCGTGGCGCGCGCGGCAGGCCGTCACAACCTGCCCTTGCCCCTCGCCGAAACCCTGCTGGCCAATGCGCTGCTCGGCGAATGCGGGCTCGAAGCGATCAATGCGCCGCTCGGCATCGCGGGTGGCGGATCGGTGACGCTGCAACAGGGACGCGTGAGCGGCACGCTGCAGGACGTGCCTTGGGGCCGTCACGTGGGCCACGTGGTCGCCATCACCGCGGGCAAGGAGCCGACCCTCGTGCTGCTCGACACGGCCGACGCACAGGCGACATTGCGCCTGAATACCGCGGGTGAACCGCGCGACGACCTGCGTTTCGAGCGCGCCGCCTGCGTGAGCTGCGTGCCCTTGCCGGCCGATCTGCAAGCCGACGCGCTGCAACTGGGCGCAGCGATGCTGCGCAGCGCGCAGATTGCGGGCGCCTTGCAGGCAGTGCTCGACCTGACGATTCTCTACGCCACCGAACGCGTGCAGTTCGGCAAGCCGATCGGCGCGTTCCAGGCGCTGCAGCAGCAGATCGCGGTGCTCTCCGAGCATGCGGCTGCCTCGGCGGTGGCTGCGGAATGCGCATTCAGCGCATCGCTCGACGGCGCCGGTGGCTTCGCCGCGCTGCCGATCGCCGCAGCCAAAGTGTGCAGCGCCGAGGCGGCGAGTTTCGCAGCGGCCGTGGCGCACACCGTGCATGGCGCGATCGGCTTCACCCATGAACATGCGCTGCATCACTCGACACGGCGGCTGTGGTCGTGGCGCAGCGAATTCGGCAACGCGACCGTGTGGGCGCAACGGCTGGGCGCAGCCGTGTGTGCGGCCGGCTCGGCGGGATTATGGCCGGCGCTGACCTCGGGACGCCTCGCATCACTCGATCGGCCCGTCACGGCAACGCCGCTGCAAGGAGTCGCGGCATGA
- a CDS encoding crotonase/enoyl-CoA hydratase family protein, translating to MSDTFLNVERDGAVLTVWLNRPETRNALSEPAQMDELVDLCRQVRRDRTIKALVLTGAGSAFCAGGNVKDMRERGGIFAGSPHEVRDSYRDTIQRIPLALYELDVPVIAAVNGPAIGAGLDLACMCDIRIASEKALFAESFVKVGIVPGDGGAWLLPRVIGMQRASVMSFTGDTIDANRALEWGLVAEVVAADDLLADSQAMARRIAANPSHALRLTKRLLREGQHMRLDSLLELSAAYQALAHHTDDHLEAVNAFLDKRPPRYTDR from the coding sequence ATGAGCGACACCTTTCTCAATGTCGAACGCGACGGCGCCGTCCTGACCGTGTGGCTGAACCGTCCTGAAACGCGCAATGCACTGTCTGAACCCGCGCAAATGGATGAACTGGTCGATCTGTGCCGGCAGGTGCGCCGCGACCGCACGATCAAGGCACTTGTACTGACCGGTGCCGGCAGCGCGTTTTGCGCCGGCGGCAACGTGAAAGACATGCGCGAGCGCGGCGGCATCTTCGCCGGTTCGCCGCACGAGGTGCGCGATAGCTACCGCGATACGATCCAGCGCATTCCACTCGCACTGTATGAGCTCGACGTGCCGGTGATCGCCGCCGTCAACGGTCCCGCGATCGGCGCGGGGCTGGATCTCGCGTGTATGTGCGACATCCGCATCGCGTCGGAGAAAGCGCTGTTCGCCGAGAGTTTCGTGAAAGTCGGCATCGTGCCGGGTGACGGCGGCGCATGGCTGCTACCGCGCGTGATCGGCATGCAGCGCGCAAGCGTGATGTCGTTCACCGGCGACACGATCGACGCAAACAGAGCGCTCGAATGGGGCCTGGTGGCCGAAGTGGTCGCCGCTGACGATCTGCTCGCGGATTCCCAGGCGATGGCGCGGCGCATCGCCGCCAATCCGTCGCACGCACTGCGCCTGACCAAACGGCTCCTGCGCGAGGGCCAGCATATGCGGCTCGATTCTTTGCTGGAGTTATCCGCCGCGTATCAGGCGCTTGCGCATCACACCGACGATCATCTGGAAGCAGTCAACGCGTTTCTCGACAAACGGCCGCCGCGCTATACGGACAGATGA
- a CDS encoding acyl-CoA dehydrogenase family protein — translation MRTVFREDHELFREQARRFIETEIVPNLHAWEHAGIVPKSLWRKAGEIGLLCSTVPEEYGGSGGDFGHSAVMIEELARVNATAIGFTTHSEIVAPYLVAYGSEEQKQRWLPRMASGELIGVIAMSEPGIGSDLRSMRTGARREGDQYVINGQKTFITNGGNAGLIVTATKLDPQSRDLTLICVEEDTEGFSKGKLLEKIGLKGQDTSELFFDNVRVPASNRLGEENQGFGYLTHQLAWERTIIGIRAAASIDALLDETVQYTRDRRVFGKPVFDFQNTRFKLAEVKAQATMLRAFVDDCLGKAMRGELTAEVGAMCKLVGSELQGRLLDELLQLHGGYGYMSEYKIGKAWVDARVARIYGGTSEIMKEIISRSL, via the coding sequence ATGCGGACCGTTTTCAGGGAAGACCACGAATTATTTCGCGAGCAGGCGCGGCGCTTTATCGAAACCGAGATCGTGCCGAATCTGCACGCGTGGGAACACGCCGGCATCGTGCCGAAATCGCTGTGGCGCAAAGCGGGGGAAATCGGACTGCTGTGCTCGACCGTACCCGAGGAGTACGGCGGCAGCGGCGGCGACTTCGGTCATTCCGCGGTGATGATCGAGGAACTGGCGCGCGTCAATGCCACTGCCATCGGTTTTACCACGCACTCGGAGATCGTCGCGCCCTACCTCGTCGCGTATGGCAGCGAAGAGCAGAAACAGCGCTGGCTGCCGCGCATGGCGAGCGGCGAACTGATCGGCGTGATCGCGATGAGCGAGCCGGGCATCGGCAGCGATCTACGTTCGATGCGCACCGGCGCGCGGCGCGAAGGCGATCAGTACGTGATCAACGGGCAGAAGACGTTCATCACCAACGGCGGCAACGCCGGCCTGATCGTGACCGCCACCAAGCTCGACCCGCAATCACGCGATCTCACGCTGATCTGCGTCGAAGAAGACACCGAAGGTTTTTCCAAGGGCAAGCTGCTGGAGAAGATCGGACTGAAAGGACAGGACACGTCCGAGCTTTTCTTCGACAACGTGCGCGTGCCGGCCAGCAACCGGCTCGGTGAAGAAAACCAGGGCTTTGGCTATCTGACGCATCAGCTCGCGTGGGAGCGCACCATCATCGGGATTCGCGCGGCTGCCTCGATCGACGCGTTGCTCGACGAGACCGTTCAATACACCCGCGACCGGCGCGTCTTCGGCAAACCCGTGTTCGACTTTCAGAACACACGTTTCAAGCTGGCCGAGGTCAAGGCGCAAGCCACCATGCTGCGCGCCTTCGTCGACGACTGTCTGGGCAAGGCGATGCGCGGCGAGTTGACCGCCGAAGTCGGCGCGATGTGCAAACTGGTCGGCTCGGAATTGCAAGGCAGGCTGCTCGACGAACTGCTGCAACTGCACGGCGGCTACGGCTATATGAGCGAGTACAAGATCGGCAAGGCCTGGGTCGATGCGCGAGTCGCGCGCATCTACGGTGGCACCTCGGAAATCATGAAAGAAATCATCAGCCGGTCGCTGTAG
- a CDS encoding 2Fe-2S iron-sulfur cluster-binding protein, protein MPKLSYITHDGARTDVDAAVGATVMQSALERNIAGISGDCGGACQCCTCHVFVEEAWHDRLPPIDDMEDAMLDSTAEPRRANSRLSCMLTMNAELDGLVVHLPASQI, encoded by the coding sequence ATGCCCAAACTCTCATACATCACACACGACGGCGCGCGTACCGACGTAGACGCAGCCGTCGGCGCGACGGTGATGCAGAGCGCGCTCGAACGAAACATCGCCGGAATCAGCGGTGACTGCGGCGGCGCATGCCAATGCTGCACGTGCCACGTATTTGTCGAGGAAGCGTGGCACGACAGATTGCCGCCCATCGACGATATGGAAGACGCCATGCTCGACAGCACGGCCGAACCGCGCCGGGCCAATAGCCGACTGTCGTGCATGCTGACCATGAATGCGGAACTCGACGGCCTTGTCGTGCACCTGCCCGCTTCGCAAATCTAA
- a CDS encoding cytochrome P450: MSTPAAATSLESAFAGVADNYKGSDVDLHAIYRDMRRNSPVIAEDFMARLGVPNIAGLDAKRPTFTLFKYKDVMSVLRDATNFTSGFIAEGLGAFFDGLILTGMDGEAHRRTRSLLQPVFMPDVVNRWRETKMAPIVRNEYIEPMVPKRRADLMDFGLHFPIRLIYSLIGFPDNRPEQIEQYAAWALAILAGPQVDAEKAAQARKAAMEAAQALYDAVKLEVTEVRKNGAQGDDLICRLIRAEYEGRHLDDHEVTTFVRSLLPAAGETTTRTFGSLMVALLERPELLERVRADRSLVPKAIDEAVRFEPVATFKVRQAAQDTEIGGFSIPKGAMVQCIVSSANRDEEVFENSESFDIDRKLKPSFGFGFGPHMCIGQFIAKVELSVAVNTILDLLPNLRLDPDRPKPRIVGAQLRGPHALHVIWD, encoded by the coding sequence ATGAGCACACCCGCCGCAGCAACTTCGCTCGAGAGCGCCTTCGCGGGCGTCGCGGACAACTACAAAGGCAGCGACGTCGACCTGCATGCGATTTATCGCGACATGCGTCGCAATTCGCCGGTGATTGCGGAAGACTTCATGGCACGCCTGGGCGTGCCGAACATCGCCGGTCTCGATGCAAAGCGGCCCACGTTTACGCTGTTCAAGTACAAGGACGTGATGTCGGTATTGCGCGATGCCACCAATTTCACCAGCGGCTTCATCGCCGAAGGGCTCGGCGCATTCTTCGACGGCCTGATCCTGACCGGCATGGACGGCGAAGCGCATCGCCGCACTCGCTCACTGTTGCAGCCGGTGTTCATGCCCGACGTGGTGAACCGCTGGCGCGAAACGAAGATGGCGCCGATCGTACGCAACGAATATATCGAGCCGATGGTGCCGAAGCGCCGCGCTGATCTGATGGATTTCGGTCTGCATTTTCCGATCCGTTTGATCTATTCGCTGATCGGCTTTCCGGACAACCGCCCTGAGCAGATCGAGCAATACGCCGCGTGGGCGCTGGCGATCCTGGCAGGCCCGCAAGTCGATGCGGAAAAAGCCGCTCAGGCCCGCAAAGCGGCGATGGAGGCCGCCCAGGCGCTCTACGATGCGGTGAAGCTCGAAGTGACCGAGGTGCGCAAGAACGGCGCACAAGGCGACGATCTGATTTGCCGGCTGATTCGCGCGGAATACGAGGGCCGTCATCTGGACGATCACGAGGTGACGACCTTCGTGCGCTCGTTGCTGCCGGCGGCGGGTGAGACCACCACGCGCACTTTCGGCTCGCTGATGGTGGCGTTGCTGGAGCGGCCCGAACTGCTCGAACGGGTGCGAGCGGATCGCAGCCTCGTGCCCAAGGCAATCGACGAAGCGGTGCGTTTCGAACCGGTGGCGACGTTCAAGGTGCGTCAGGCGGCGCAGGACACCGAGATCGGCGGCTTCAGCATTCCGAAGGGCGCGATGGTGCAATGTATCGTGTCGTCCGCGAATCGCGACGAAGAGGTGTTCGAGAACAGCGAGAGCTTTGATATCGACCGCAAGCTCAAACCGTCGTTCGGCTTCGGTTTTGGTCCGCACATGTGCATCGGCCAGTTCATCGCCAAGGTGGAACTCTCGGTGGCGGTGAATACCATCCTTGACTTGCTGCCGAACCTGCGGCTCGATCCGGATAGGCCGAAGCCGCGGATCGTTGGTGCTCAGTTGCGCGGACCGCACGCGTTGCACGTGATCTGGGATTGA
- a CDS encoding phytoene desaturase family protein, producing the protein MATEVTYDALIVGGGHNGLSAGCYLAEAGKKVLVLEALDKVGGMASSGYLLDGAPQHMVHPCALDMMSMRVHPRVPAELQLERHGFRQIELTPGYVYLHPDGTSLVFWRDPEKTAAEIRRYSPKDADAFLAFIKVVFAFIDMAIPMMRVDPADKNLGAKFEAFKAALRNRKLKPELMALLTGSAYQAAQEHFEHPVTISAMCCLTGLAGPITADGSGIYYALLGFLHRFGVGRVVGGMQTLSNAMAARLRELGGEVMTSASVAEIIADEYAARGVRLADGRTFYAHAVIASCHPKVALELVTAGRVEKRLLTRMAHAPANAHGASPLKVDMALRGQISLKRFEAKRGDGLDLRKTCLLIGTTEAVLENFRASARGEVPTLPYLTITAPSAVDPSQAPAGQDTVYLYPPAMPTQPREGWDAIRERVTQQVIDQASEYVDGLKEFEIARRVEAAPDFTQRLNTVNGCVVHIDTSTMRSNKFRPAYGLGGATLPVRGLYFGGAGIHPGGGVNGMPGRIAAQRVQRYLGQATRRGTTQSGFVTAILAAWGVC; encoded by the coding sequence ATGGCAACAGAAGTGACTTACGACGCGTTGATCGTCGGTGGCGGCCACAATGGACTGTCCGCGGGCTGCTATCTCGCCGAGGCCGGCAAGAAGGTGCTGGTGCTCGAAGCACTCGACAAGGTGGGCGGCATGGCTTCGTCAGGTTATCTGCTGGACGGCGCGCCGCAGCACATGGTCCACCCGTGTGCGCTCGACATGATGTCGATGCGCGTGCACCCGCGCGTGCCGGCAGAACTTCAGTTAGAGCGGCACGGCTTTCGCCAGATCGAACTGACGCCCGGCTACGTGTATCTGCATCCGGATGGCACTTCACTGGTGTTCTGGCGCGATCCCGAGAAGACCGCCGCCGAGATTCGCCGCTACAGTCCGAAAGACGCCGACGCGTTTCTTGCCTTCATCAAGGTCGTGTTCGCGTTCATCGACATGGCGATTCCGATGATGCGAGTGGACCCGGCCGATAAAAACCTGGGAGCCAAATTCGAGGCCTTCAAGGCGGCGCTGCGCAACCGCAAGCTGAAACCCGAACTCATGGCGCTGCTCACAGGTTCCGCCTATCAGGCCGCGCAGGAACATTTCGAGCATCCGGTCACGATCTCCGCCATGTGCTGCCTGACAGGCCTCGCCGGTCCGATCACGGCTGACGGTAGCGGCATCTATTACGCGCTGCTCGGCTTTTTGCACCGCTTCGGCGTGGGCCGCGTGGTGGGCGGCATGCAGACCTTGTCCAATGCGATGGCTGCGCGTCTACGGGAACTGGGCGGCGAAGTGATGACCTCGGCGAGCGTCGCGGAGATCATCGCGGACGAATACGCAGCGCGTGGCGTACGTCTCGCCGACGGCCGGACGTTCTATGCGCATGCCGTCATCGCGAGCTGCCATCCGAAGGTCGCGCTCGAACTGGTGACGGCCGGCCGCGTCGAAAAACGCCTGTTGACGCGCATGGCGCATGCGCCGGCTAACGCGCACGGCGCGTCGCCACTGAAGGTCGACATGGCCCTGCGCGGCCAGATCTCACTCAAGCGTTTCGAGGCGAAGCGTGGCGACGGTCTTGATCTGCGCAAGACGTGTTTGCTGATCGGCACCACGGAGGCCGTTCTGGAAAACTTCCGGGCTTCGGCGCGCGGCGAGGTGCCCACTTTGCCCTATCTGACGATCACGGCGCCGAGCGCAGTCGATCCGTCCCAAGCGCCTGCCGGACAGGACACGGTGTACCTTTACCCGCCCGCCATGCCGACCCAGCCGCGCGAGGGCTGGGATGCGATTCGCGAGCGCGTCACGCAACAGGTAATCGACCAGGCGAGCGAGTATGTGGACGGTCTCAAAGAGTTCGAGATTGCGCGGCGCGTGGAAGCCGCCCCGGACTTCACGCAACGTCTGAACACGGTCAACGGCTGCGTGGTGCATATCGACACCAGCACGATGCGCTCGAACAAGTTCCGGCCCGCTTATGGATTGGGCGGCGCCACGTTGCCCGTGCGCGGCTTGTACTTCGGCGGAGCGGGCATTCATCCGGGCGGTGGTGTGAACGGCATGCCGGGCCGCATCGCCGCGCAACGCGTGCAGCGCTATCTCGGCCAGGCCACGCGCCGCGGCACGACACAATCAGGTTTCGTGACGGCCATTCTCGCGGCGTGGGGTGTCTGCTAG